Within the Aspergillus luchuensis IFO 4308 DNA, chromosome 5, nearly complete sequence genome, the region aggatgtAAGACTCGATGTTCGAGGCCATCTCTAAATGGTTCGCCACACGTGATTACACGAGAGACCCTTTGACCGGGGAAAAAGGGGGGTAAATTAAACAGGTAATGGtactttcttatattatgaGTTATATTATCCTTCATATACCCTGTTATAGACTTGCGCGATTGGATCACGCGGGCGGGAGGAAAGACCCGAACAGGATGGCCTGGATCAGTGCATAGGCGACCATGCCCCGCACAGCCACAGTAAAGGTGCGGCTGTCTTGTAGGGAAGGTCGGGTTTGCCCCCAGTTGCCCGACACCAAATATACGAGATACCAGTACCATAGTGGATATCCTGAAGATATCCTATTGATTATCTGAACATGGTAAGAGGTCAAAGCCATGACCGCAAGCAATCCTTGCGGTACAGCTAGTCGGAGGAGCAGGGAGGCAGTCGTGGCTGACGACGACGCTTGGTCCACTCCGCTCAAAGCTCTCGGAAAGATGAAGGGCACTGCCACATCCAGTGCCCATAGCGACGACCGGCTAAGTATGGCCAGCATCGGCATTGCCAGCAAGAAAAGTGGGATATTGGACACGGTCCAATACCGAAGAAATCCTACATTCCTGTTATTCAAGTTAGTAGTGCGTTCTGCGGTGCTAGTCAACCATTCAACGTACCAGTAATGTCCTTGAACCCAGCGATAGATACTGGGGACAAGCCATTGACACCAAGGGCGTGACGCATCGGCGTCCACACAGTATGTGGTATAGGCCACAGTTTGGGGAACGACAAGTCCCAGGGAAATGACACAGccactgatgatgataacgGAGAGATGGGCACAGGCATCGATGGATAACCTTTGGCACCAAACCCGCCGAAGCTGCAAGAGAGCATCATAAGCATACAGAATACCACTTAAGATCCCATTACTGCGAACTGCAGTGGCTGCTGAGAACAGGATCGCAGCTACAAACAGTTTCACGTCGCCGGAGAGACGCTTCCCCGCCTTGTTATCGAGGAACGAGGACGAGTAGACATAGAACCCTGTAATGTTGAGCAAAGAGAACAAAGACTCCCCATAGGGTGCAGATAGAAATGCTCCTGCAGGACAAATGATGTGCAGAAATGCCGAAAGAAAGCAGATTAGTCTCTGGGTGGCCGTGTCACGGCCGAATACGTTGACAGAGAGTCTATACAAGGCTAAGACTGCGAGATAATGGGCAACATGAGACAGAGCAGTCGCCACGACAGCGGTCCTGGCTGCTCCACTAGGGCCGATTAATCGGTGCAATGCTACATCCACAATTAGTGCTCAAATAACACAGCAATACACTTgcgatgaggaagacaggTAGATCTACCAGTGGCAATATAGGCAAGGACTCTAGTGTACCCGTAGCCGAACGCCCACTCTTGCTCAAAGAGGTAGCCATTTTCGGCGATATGCAAGAAGTAAATGGAATCCCAGCGGACGAACTTGAGTGGGATGGGAAGGTGCGCATAGGTGATGTCTTCTGAGGTGACATCAGGGCGACTGTGGCTATGGTAGAGATGGCTTGTGGAAGTGTCGTAGCCAAGGCCAGGGCAACTGATGATGACCAGATAT harbors:
- the GPI18_2 gene encoding DUF409 domain protein (BUSCO:EOG09262GLP;~CAZy:GT76;~COG:G;~EggNog:ENOG410PH12;~InterPro:IPR007315;~PFAM:PF04188;~TransMembrane:11 (i21-41o132-155i167-187o193-212i224-250o270-288i328-349o355-373i385-406o418-434i446-466o);~antiSMASH:Cluster_5.17;~go_function: GO:0000009 - alpha-1,6-mannosyltransferase activity [Evidence IEA];~go_function: GO:0004376 - glycolipid mannosyltransferase activity [Evidence IEA];~go_process: GO:0006506 - GPI anchor biosynthetic process [Evidence IEA]), yielding MSSSVSSPATSRPSLLNPRQPIKALTVAFCLWKALVYLVIISCPGLGYDTSTSHLYHSHSRPDVTSEDITYAHLPIPLKFVRWDSIYFLHIAENGYLFEQEWAFGYGYTRVLAYIATALHRLIGPSGAARTAVVATALSHVAHYLAVLALYRLSVNVFGRDTATQRLICFLSAFLHIICPAGAFLSAPYGESLFSLLNITGFYVYSSSFLDNKAGKRLSGDVKLFVAAILFSAATAVRSNGILSGILYAYDALLQLRRVWCQRLSIDACAHLSVIIISGCVISLGLVVPQTVAYTTYCVDADASRPWCQWLVPSIYRWVQGHYWNVGFLRYWTVSNIPLFLLAMPMLAILSRSSLWALDVAVPFIFPRALSGVDQASSSATTASLLLRLAVPQGLLAVMALTSYHVQIINRISSGYPLWYWYLVYLVSGNWGQTRPSLQDSRTFTVAVRGMVAYALIQAILFGSFLPPA